The Rhodococcus sp. B50 DNA window CCGTGAACTTCGCACCGAACGGATCGGTAACCTCCGCGGTCCGCCCGTACGGCATGTCCGTCGGATCGTCCGCGATACCCCCGCCGGCCCGAGCCGCGGCGACCGCCACGTCGGCATCGACGACCTGGAAGAGCGTGCCCCACGAGGACGCCGAGGCGGTCGGGTCACCCACGATGCCACCGACCTCGTGCCCATCCGGTCTGCGCAGAAAAGTGAAGTCCACGCCGGGCAGGTCGTCGTTCCCGTCCAGGGTGAAGTCGAACACCGCCGCGTAGAACTCCCGCGCCGGGCCAGGATTCGGGGTCACCAAGTCGTTGCGTAACAAGGTGTTCGGCTCGTTCACCAGCTCGCAACCGACGTGTGCCCACCCCTGCCACAAGCCGAACTGCGCACCGGACGGATCCCGCACCATCGCCAGCCGACCCTGGTCGGCGATGTCCATCGGCCCCATCAGCAACGTGCCACCCGCGTCTGTGGACCGAGCGACGGTCGCGTCGAGATCGTCGGTCGCCAGATAGACGTTCCACCAGAACTTGCCGGCACTCTCGTCGGGATTCGGCATCAACGCGGCGACCTTCTTGCCGCCGAGCAGACACATCGTGTACCTGCCGTACTCCTCGGAACCGACATCGAACTCCCAACCGAAAACCGACCCGTAGAAGGCCATCGCCCGGTCCAGATCCGGAATGCCCAGGTCGATCCAGGTGGGAGTGCCGAGTGGTTGATTCCTCGTGACCACGCTCATCGCTACTCCTCCCTCTGGCGGATATCCACTCGACGCTAACCCCCGGCACCGACATTCGACGGCAGAGCCACCAGATTCGCTGTCGCGCTCCGCGAACCAGCGACACCCCCGTTCCGGTCCGCGTTTCTCCACAAGCGCACCACTGGATGGCACCCTGCGTTCATGACCGCTGCCGGCCGTTCGCGACTGTCTGGGACGTCGAAGCCAACGAATCGCAGATCGTTGCCCGGCCACGGTTCGGCAGACAGATCCGCGGCCTCATCCTCCAGGGCGTCCCACAGGTCCTGGCGAGCGAGCAGGTTCTCTGTACCGAGCACCATGAAGTCGGTGGGCTCGCGCACGGTGCCGGTGCGCTCACCGCTGCCTGCGAACACCGCGATGCACCCACTCCGAACCGGATCGCCTGGTTCGAGGTCGCGTCGGCGGGGTAACAGGTCCCCTCGGGTGGAAAGATCGAAACGGCCCCCACCGTTGCTGCTGAACCACCACGGTCCCCGCTGTGCCATGGCTGCGGTGTCGATGCCGCTCAGGTGCGCGAGGTGCGGATCTCCACCACATGCGCCCATTCGGGCGGCCTGTCCGGAACGAAGTCGGGGTTCGATTCGCTGCGGGCCACAACGCGGGGGAATAGGCCGACGACCGTTCGGCAGCCCGGACGGCTGCTGGGCCAGGGTGTCTGCCCGTCGGTGAGGACAACCACCACATCGGGACGGAGCCGCCCGCGCAACGCCCTGTCGAACCCGGCGCGCAGATCCGTGCCACCGCCACCGACCAGAGGAATGTCCTCGGCCTTGCACAGCGGGTGCACAATCCGCGCGGCCGCGTCGCAGGACAGCACCGTGACCAGGTCACGACGTCCGCCGACAGCCCGACCGATCGCAGCGACCTCGATCAGTGCGCTTCCCAGGTCCGCATCGCTCACCGAACCCGACGTGTCGACGATGACACTGACCCGCGGTGGGGTCCGCCGCAGACTCGGCAGTACCGCTCCGGGCACAGCCGCGGAGCGTCGCGCAGGCCTACGGTACGTGTAGTCGTCGCCGGCGCCGGACGCGGAAGTGGCCGAGCGGATCGCCGCGCCCAACAGGGTTCGCCACGGCTGCGGCGGGTGCAGAGCCTCCTCCGCCCACCGCCGCCACCCGCGAGGTGCACTGCCCGGCTGCCCCATGATGCTGTGCGCCACCCGGAAACGCACAGCGTCCCGTTGCTCGTCGCTGAGGGCGTTCGCCCCCTCCGGTCCCCACTCCCACTCCCTGCTCAGACCGTCGGCACCGCTGCCGCAGTCGAGCCAGGCCAGCCTGTCGGTGCACGGACCGAGGCCGAACTGCTGCAGATAGTCCTCCATGAGCCGACCGGCGGGCAACTGCAGGGTCGACGGCAGAACGGCGTCGTCGGGTAGTGGCAATCCGTCACCGAATGCATCGTCGTTGATCTCCGCATCGGCGGCGATGTTCATGCGTAGTCGATCGGCGCGACCGGCCAGGTCGTGCGCGCGGGCGTAACGGTCGCTGCGCCCGTGGTGGTCGCGCAGCAGATGCGAGACTTCGTGAACAAGGATCGACGCCAGCTCCTCGATCGGCCGCTGGGCGACGAAGACGGGTGAGATGTAGCAGCGCCAGTGCCGGTCGACACCGATGGTCGGTACGCGCGGCGACGCGACGATGTGCAGCGCGTACAAGGCCGTCGCGAGATAAGGCCGGACGCGAACGGCATACAACCGTGCGGCGTAGATCTTGTCCGCGTCGAATACCGGTGACGTCGTCATCGGCCGGCCTGCGCAGCGGCGTCGTCCGCTGACCGAGCGACCGAGACGACACCGGCAAGTTCGTCGATCGATGCGGGCACCTCCCAGTCGTCGCGGCGCAGGGTGGCCAGTGTGGTCGCCGGAACGACCACGAGATCGGGCGGCCCGGATTCTGCGGCGGTGACCAGGAGGGTCCACGCCGCGTCCCAGCGCGACTTCCCCGGCTGTCGGCGGACCGCGGCGACGACCGCATCGAGAACGGCCTGGCGCAGATCGCCGCGCTCGGGGAGGTCGGCAGCCGCCGGGTCGGCGAGCAGCGCCTCCGGATCCGGAAGGTCCATACGCTCGATGGCTGCCAGTAGCTCGAAACCGGGTCCGTCGCCGACACTCCCCCGGACCAACAAGGACAACACGTCCTTCGACGACGAGGTGGCGGTCGCGAACGCGATCAGCCGCACGGTCATGTCCCAGCTCCGCGGCGACGGCCAGGCACTGCCGCGTCGGGTCTGGCTGCTGGGGAGTTGATGCACAAGGGCGGGTCGCGCGCTGAGCAGCTCACAGACCGCGCGGCGGGCGAACGTCACCGCATCGGAGAACTTCTCCGGGTCGAGGCGCGGCAGTGTCGCGCGCGGCCAGGTCCCGCCGAGACCTCGGACGACCACGTCGTGGTCGTAGGTCCAGTGCAGGTGAACGAATCGGTTCGCCAACGGTGGACTCAGTTCCCAGCCGTCCGCTGCCGACGACGGCGGGTTGGCGGCAGCCACGATGCGGACACCGGGTGGGAGTTGCAGTGCCCCGATTCGTCTTTCGAGGACGAGACGGAGGAGGGCCGCCTGCACGGCAGGCGGAGCCGTCGACAGTTCGTCCAGGAACAGCAGTCCCCGCCCGGCCTGCACGAGTCGGACGGCCCAGTCGGGTGGTGCCATCGGGACGCCGTGAGTTGCGGGGTCGTCTCCGAGAACCGGAAGACCCGAGAAGTCCGACGGCTCATGCACACTCGCGATGACAGTGGTCAGTGGTAGGTCGACAGCCTCGGCGAGTTGGGTCAGGGCGGCGGTCTTGCCGATTCCCGGTTCACCCCACAGCAGTACCGGTAGATCGGCGGCGACCGCCAGGGTCAGGGCTTCGAGTCGGTCGTTGGGGCGAGGCTCGGTGGTCACCGCGCCGAGCATCGTCAACAGTGCTGCGGCACTGTCGAGTTCGTTGTTCAGAGAACGGCCGGGAAGGAGTGTGGAAGACATGTGCATCACCTGGGATGTCAGAAGGGACAGCAGGACACGACCGGTTGGTCAGGCTGCGGACAGTGAGTTTCGGTGAGGTAGGAGGTTCAGCGTGATCGGGTGCGGCGCGACCGTCCGAGTGTACGGGGTCGCGCTGGGGGCGGTGGTTCCACTGGTTCGGCAATGTACCGCTCGTAGGTGCTGCGGCGGTCCACGGATGCCCTGAGTTCGTCCAGCAGAGGGCCGTCGCGGAAGACCGCGTCGGGTCCGAGGAGCCCTTCGACGATTGCCAGCGCCCCGGCGGCATCTCCGTGGTCCAAGCGTTCACGAACGCCCGGCAGACAGTCCGGACGGCGATGCACCTGGTCGATGACGTGAAGGCACGACAATGGGGTGCCGCCCAGTTGGGCGAGCAATTTCTCGCGTCGAATCTCGGCGGGATCATGGTCGAGCGCGGTCAGTACGCCGTCGACCAGTCCGAGCCGGTGCCGTCCACCACAGCAGTCGACCAGGTGAATCCGGTTCTCCTTCTTCTGCATCCGGGGTGTTTTCGACGGTGGTCGGCCCGGATCCAAGGCGGCGGCAACCAGCGGGTGCAGTCGGTCGGCGGTAATTGCTCCGGACCGAATCAACTCCAGGTCGGGCGGCACCCAGGTCGCGGCATAGGGCAGCACCGGGAGCGCGGCGAGCCGGCCGCGCGGGTAGTCGTCCACAATCCGTAACGCGGCAGAGTCCGGACCGAAGGTCACCATCTCCACCACCACGTCGCACCGGCGCCCGCATCGCACCCGTACGGGACCGTCGCGCTGACCGTGTGCGCGGAGCAGGATGTCGCATTCGGCCGCCCAGCAGTCGACGGCGCAGTTCTCCGGAATCACTGCGGCCCAGTCGGGTTCGAGGAGGCACCCGTCTGGCACCTGCCCTGTCCCACCGCGTGTCCGCAGCTCGCCGGACCTGCGCGCGTCCCACAGGTGACGGTGGAGGTCGAATCGGAACCGTCTGTTGGGGCGCGGATGCGGATGGTTCGTGGAATCCGAGCCGTCCCACAACGCCAGCACGATCCGCTGTCCGGCGTCCGCCCAGGTCGGAGCGGTGCAGACCACCAGATGCACGGAACCTGTTCCACTGCCACGTTTCACAGGTTCAATGTCCCCGTATCGGGCCAACGTGATGGTCAGCCCGGGGCGCAGAAGTCCGTCGGGGGCCACGCGTGGCAGGTGCCAGCGCAGCAGGTCGGGTGCGAGGTGACGGAGGTCGTCCGAGACCTGCGAGGCGACGTCGACGCCGTATGCGTCGGCCACTACGGACAGATCGATGTCGACATCGAATCCGGCTGCGGCACAGGCACCGCGCCAGTCACCTGCAAGACGCAGGTCGGTTGAGGACTCGATCATGGACTCCGGCACGGCGAACTCGCGCACGCGCAGCCAGAAGGACAGTCGGGGGTCGATCCTGTTCGCGGTCGGAGGGTGCATCAGCACTCACCGTGCACGAACTGGGCCCCCAATCTTTGATCAGAGAAGGTTGTCATCGGCGCAATCGTAGCGTGTTGCGGCGATTGCGGCCAGTGCACGTACTCCCCCGTGCGTGCTATCGGTAGTACGGGCGACCATATTCGCGCACAAGGCGCACCGTGGCCTCTACGACCGGCAGTTGCAGCGGGAGAGGCAGAAGATTCTCGGGTTCATCGACGACCTCGACAGCAACCGCCTCACGATCCTGCGGTCGCTGACACTGCTGCAGCAGATGAGTCTCGATTCGGCGCTGATCGACGCCGCGCACGGCACAGTCGACTCCGCGAAGATCGATGCGCTGCTCGAACAGCTCGACGCTGCCGGAATCGACTACCCGTATCTGGACGGCAGGACCCGTGATCGTGGAAAAGTACTCGAGGACTTCAAGTCCGGGGCGGCGCCGGTGTTTCTCATCAGCCTCGAGTCCGGCGGGTTCGGCGTGAATCCGGTGGAAGCGGACTACTGTTGGCGTAACCGCCCCGTGCGTGGTTGTGGTAACGCCTGCTACCACAACCACGCACGGGCGCGTCAGCGCAACGGCACACCGAGCAGTGCGTCGACGGCGTCCGCGAACAGGCCTGGCGCCGCAGCGTCGTCACCACCGCGCTCGACGGCGAACTTCGCCCACCCGTCGAGGGCATCGAGGGCCTTCGGGGTGTCGAGGTCGTCGGCGAGATGCTGACGCAGGCGCGCGATCGTGTCCTCGACCGACGACGCGGACGACAACGCCGCCGCCTCGCGCCACAGCGCCAGTCGTGCCTGCGCTGTGGAGAGCACCTCATCCGTCCACGGCCGGTCGACACGATAGTGGCCGGACAGCAGACCGAGGCGGATCGCGGCCGGATCGACGCCTTCGCCGCGCAGCTTGGAGACGAACACCAGGTTGCCGCGCGATTTCGACATCTTCTCGCCGTCGAGGCCGATCATGCCCGTGTGCACGTAGTGCCGGGCGAAACGCCGGTCGCCGGTCACGGCTTCGGCATGCGCGGCGGAGTACTCGTGGTGCGGGAAGATCAGGTCGCTGCCACCGCCCTGCACGTCGAAACCCGAGCCGATGCGGTTGAGGGCGATGGCCGCGCACTCGATGTGCCAGCCGGGGCGTCCGTCACCGAAAGGCGACGGCCAGGCGGGTTCGCCGGGACGCTGCGCGCGCCACAACAGGGCGTCGAGCGGGTCGCGCTTGCCGGGACGCTCCGGGTCGCCGCCGCGCTCGGCGAAGAACTGCATCATCGTGTCGTGGTCGTAGCCGGACTCGTAGCCGAACTGCTCGGTGGCATCGGTCCGGAAGTAGACGTCGGGGTACTCGGCATCGTCGACGATGTACGCCGCACCGGAGGCGACGAGCTTCTCGACGAGCTCGACGACCTCGTTCACCGACTCGACCGCGCCGATGTAGTCGCGGGGGGGCAGTACCCGCAGCGCCTCCATATCCTCACGGAACAGGGCGGTCTCGCGCATGCCGAGGACGACCCAGTCCTCACCGTCGCGCTCGGCGCGTTCGAACAGCGGGTCGTCGACGTCGGTGACGTTCTGCACATAGTGCACGTCGAGGCCCGCGTCGCGCCAGATGCGGTTGACCAGATCGAAGGTCAGGTAGGTGGCGGCGTGGCCGAGGTGCGTGGCGTCGTAGGGGGTGATGCCACACACGTACATCGTCGCGGTGCCGCCCGGGGTGACCGGACGCACCGCTCGGTCCGCGGTGTCGAACAACCGCAGCGGAGGCCCCTGGCCGGGGACGGACGGGATCGCGACGTCGGACCAAGATTGCATGACTACGAGCCTAATGGAGTCGCGGGAGCGCTCCGCGCGGGCACCCGG harbors:
- a CDS encoding AAA family ATPase translates to MHMSSTLLPGRSLNNELDSAAALLTMLGAVTTEPRPNDRLEALTLAVAADLPVLLWGEPGIGKTAALTQLAEAVDLPLTTVIASVHEPSDFSGLPVLGDDPATHGVPMAPPDWAVRLVQAGRGLLFLDELSTAPPAVQAALLRLVLERRIGALQLPPGVRIVAAANPPSSAADGWELSPPLANRFVHLHWTYDHDVVVRGLGGTWPRATLPRLDPEKFSDAVTFARRAVCELLSARPALVHQLPSSQTRRGSAWPSPRSWDMTVRLIAFATATSSSKDVLSLLVRGSVGDGPGFELLAAIERMDLPDPEALLADPAAADLPERGDLRQAVLDAVVAAVRRQPGKSRWDAAWTLLVTAAESGPPDLVVVPATTLATLRRDDWEVPASIDELAGVVSVARSADDAAAQAGR
- a CDS encoding VOC family protein; this encodes MSVVTRNQPLGTPTWIDLGIPDLDRAMAFYGSVFGWEFDVGSEEYGRYTMCLLGGKKVAALMPNPDESAGKFWWNVYLATDDLDATVARSTDAGGTLLMGPMDIADQGRLAMVRDPSGAQFGLWQGWAHVGCELVNEPNTLLRNDLVTPNPGPAREFYAAVFDFTLDGNDDLPGVDFTFLRRPDGHEVGGIVGDPTASASSWGTLFQVVDADVAVAAARAGGGIADDPTDMPYGRTAEVTDPFGAKFTVGSPLLGVQG
- the mshC gene encoding cysteine--1-D-myo-inosityl 2-amino-2-deoxy-alpha-D-glucopyranoside ligase → MQSWSDVAIPSVPGQGPPLRLFDTADRAVRPVTPGGTATMYVCGITPYDATHLGHAATYLTFDLVNRIWRDAGLDVHYVQNVTDVDDPLFERAERDGEDWVVLGMRETALFREDMEALRVLPPRDYIGAVESVNEVVELVEKLVASGAAYIVDDAEYPDVYFRTDATEQFGYESGYDHDTMMQFFAERGGDPERPGKRDPLDALLWRAQRPGEPAWPSPFGDGRPGWHIECAAIALNRIGSGFDVQGGGSDLIFPHHEYSAAHAEAVTGDRRFARHYVHTGMIGLDGEKMSKSRGNLVFVSKLRGEGVDPAAIRLGLLSGHYRVDRPWTDEVLSTAQARLALWREAAALSSASSVEDTIARLRQHLADDLDTPKALDALDGWAKFAVERGGDDAAAPGLFADAVDALLGVPLR
- a CDS encoding vWA domain-containing protein codes for the protein MTTSPVFDADKIYAARLYAVRVRPYLATALYALHIVASPRVPTIGVDRHWRCYISPVFVAQRPIEELASILVHEVSHLLRDHHGRSDRYARAHDLAGRADRLRMNIAADAEINDDAFGDGLPLPDDAVLPSTLQLPAGRLMEDYLQQFGLGPCTDRLAWLDCGSGADGLSREWEWGPEGANALSDEQRDAVRFRVAHSIMGQPGSAPRGWRRWAEEALHPPQPWRTLLGAAIRSATSASGAGDDYTYRRPARRSAAVPGAVLPSLRRTPPRVSVIVDTSGSVSDADLGSALIEVAAIGRAVGGRRDLVTVLSCDAAARIVHPLCKAEDIPLVGGGGTDLRAGFDRALRGRLRPDVVVVLTDGQTPWPSSRPGCRTVVGLFPRVVARSESNPDFVPDRPPEWAHVVEIRTSRT